The Oryzias melastigma strain HK-1 linkage group LG13, ASM292280v2, whole genome shotgun sequence genome window below encodes:
- the tsen34 gene encoding tRNA-splicing endonuclease subunit Sen34: protein MEDLSVPRREELQPDSSPVVGISVCDSAPLIWRVQDLKVVRSGGLVGALLGSLPRTPRQNGRLGRPLLLLPEEERLLREGPGAAVLPRPGGERGAELKRRFEEEQTSSQEEQSVLALQDRKAALLRAMTSSLTEEAQQDRLGALDQNFVFPRSALAVQLSTARAGLHYCPEARSFLEAEQPIKTQPSPSSRFQVFRDLRGRGFFLTSAGKFGGDFLVYPGDPLRFHAHFIAVCVESDRPVGVLDLLAVARLGSNVKKTVLLCSPVADGDVRYTSLQWSGMV from the exons ATGGAGGATCTGAGCGTTCCTAGgagggaggagctgcagcctgACTCCTCCCCTGTGGTGGGGATCAGTGTgtgtgactccgcccccttgaTCTGGCGGGTGCAGGACCTGAAAGTGGTGAGGTCGGGCGGCCTGGTGGGGGCGCTGCTGGGTTCTCTGCCCCGAACACCCCGGCAGAACGGAAGGCTGGGCcggccgctgctgctgctgccagaGGAGGAGCGGCTCCTGAGGGAGGGGCCCGGCGCCGCGGTACTGCCCCGCCCCGGCGGTGAAaggggggcggagctaaagaGGCGGTTCGAGGAGGAGCAAACGAGCAGCCAGGAGGAGCAAAGCGTTCTGGCCCTTCAGGACAGGAAGGCGGCACTGCTCCGAGCTATGACGTCATCACTCACAG AGGAGGCCCAGCAGGACCGCCTGGGGGCTCTGGATCAAAACTTTGTCTTTCCTCGGTCTGCACTGGCGGTCCAGCTGAGCACGGCGAGGGCGGGGCTACATTACTGCCCCGAGGCACGGTCCTTTCTGGAGGCCGAGCAGCCAATCAAAACGCAGCCTTCCCCATCCTCCAGGTTCCAGGTGTTCAGGGATTtacgggggcggggcttcttctTAACGTCTGCGGGGAAGTTTGGAGGAGACTTCCTCGTGTACCCAG GTGATCCGCTCCGCTTTCATGCCCACTTCATAGCCGTCTGCGTGGAGTCGGACCGGCCCGTCGGAGTTCTGGACCTGCTGGCCGTGGCACGTCTGGGCTCTAACGTGAAGAAGACCGTGCTACTTTGCTCGCCGGTGGCAGACGGAGACGTCCGCTACACGTCCTTACAGTGGAGCGGCATGGTCTGA
- the eif2a gene encoding eukaryotic translation initiation factor 2A, which yields MAPTIPLLAVRGSNGTELLCGPPSCEQHPVLQRDSRPGRSFTFSRDGTLFGWCNGHSVSVVKASGGSPVSSLDLPKTALLDFSPLGGVLVTWQPYSKTADSPQGEANLQLWEVQSGRLIKALYQKKVESWCPSWSEDEKICVRSVNNELHFYENNDFSCIANKLHMQKVSDFALSPGDQPSKVAVYVPGSKGAPSFVRLYQYPALGGPTAALANKSFFKADRVSMQWNRKASALLVTTSTEVDKTGASYYGEQTLHYLAVNGETAVVQLSKNGPIYDVAWSPSSGEFCVVYGFMPAKATVFNLKCDPLFDFGTGSRNAAYYSPQGHILVLAGFGNLRGQMEVWDVKKYKQVSKPQAPDATHFSWCPDGEHIVTATCSPRLRVGNGYKVWHYTGSVLHQRSTPDGAELWEVRWQSFPSGAFPERPVKYQAVPSELGTTQAPPTQAYRPPALRHLPATASSKLHEEEPPQDLRSGPQAGKGPSKTALKNQKKREARKAANQDAKPAAVICSPPQAPSDDPENDKKVKNLKKKLKAIEELKEQQQSGKVLQKNQLEKIQKEEQLLKELQELQVQ from the exons ATGGCGCCTACCATCCCGCTGCTGGCAG TGCGAGGCTCAAACGGAACCGAGCTGCTGTGTGGACCCCCCAGCTGTGAGCAGCACCCCGTCCTCCAGAG GGACAGCCGACCTGGCAGGAGCTTCACCTTCAGCAGAGATGGGACTCTGTTCGGATGGTGTAATGGGCACAG CGTCTCCGTGGTAAAGGCCTCAGGCGGCTCGCCGGTGTCGTCCCTGGACCTCCCAAAGACGGCTCTGCTGGACTTCTCTCCGCTTGGCGGCGTTCTGGTCACCTGGCAGCCATACAGCA AGACCGCGGACAGTCCTCAGGGGGAGGCCAACCTGCAGCTGTGGGAGGTGCAGAGCGGCCGGCTGATCAAAGCGCTCTACCAGAAGAAGGTGGAGTCCTG GTGTCCCAGCTGGTCTGAAGATGAGAAGATCTGCGTGAGGAGCGTCAACAACGAGCTGCACTTCTACGAGAACAACGACTTCA GCTGCATTGCCAACAAGCTCCACATGCAGAAAGTGTCGGACTTCGCTCTGTCTCCTGGAGACCAGCCCAGTAAG GTGGCCGTCTACGTCCCGGGCAGCAAAGGGGCGCCGTCATTCGTACGGCTGTACCAGTACCCGGCGCTGGGGGGGCCCACAGCGGCGCTGGCCAACAAGAGCTTCTTCAAGGCGGACCGCGTGTCCATGCAGTGGAACCGGAAGG CGTCGGCGCTGCTGGTGACCACGAGCACCGAGGTGGACAAGACGGGAGCGTCGTACTACGGGGAGCAGACGCTGCACTACCTGGCGGTGAATGGCGAGACGGCTGTGGTCCAACTGT CAAAGAACGGGCCCATCTACGACGTGGCGTGGAGCCCCAGCTCCGGCGAGTTCTGCGTGGTGTACGGGTTCATGCCGGCCAAGGCCACCGTCTTCAACCTCAAGTGCGACCCGCTGTTTGACTTCGGGACGGGGTCCAGGAACGCAGCGTACTACAG CCCTCAGGGCCACATCCTGGTTCTGGCCGGCTTCGGGAACCTGCGAGGGCAGATGGAGGTCTGGGATGTGAAGAAGTATAAACAG GTGTCCAAACCTCAGGCTCCTGACGCCACGCACTTCTCCTGGTGTCCTGACGGCGAGCACATCGTCACGGCGACCTGCTCGCCCCGCCTGCGGGTCGGTAACGGCTATAAGGTCTGGCACTACACCGGTTCTGTCCTGCACCAGCGGAGCACGCCCGATGGCGCTGAGCTGTGGGAGGTCCGCTGGCAGTCCTTCCCCAGCGGCGCTTTTCCTGAGCGACCCGTCAAGTACCAGGCAGTGCCCAGCGAGCTGGGAACCACgcaggctccgcccacacaGGCGTACCGCCCACCTGCACTCAGACACCTGCCGGCCACGGCCAGCTCCAAACTG caCGAGGAGGAGCCTCCTCAGGACCTCCGCTCCGGACCGCAGGCGGGGAAGGGGCCGTCCAAGACGGCTTTGAAGAACCAGAAGAAACGAGAAGCAAGAAAGGCGGCCAACCAG GACGCCAAACCTGCAGCGGTCATCTGCAGCCCGCCGCAGGCGCCCAGTGACGACCCGGAGAACGACAAGAAGGTCAAAAACCTGAAGAAG AAACTAAAGGCCATCGAGGAGctgaaggagcagcagcagTCTGGGAAAGTCCTGCAGAAGAACCAG CTGGAGAAGATCCAgaaggaggagcagctgctgaaggagctgcaggagctgcaggtccaGTAG
- the mmp23bb gene encoding matrix metallopeptidase 23bb isoform X3, with protein MERAILLLMMMMMKVSAAAPTAQASRSGAAPLATRAMRNRRYAINPLGYKWTHHNITYRIIKFPNTLNMEDTRKAISIAFTKWSDVSPLTFTELPDGNSSVDITLGFFTFNHTDCWWSPLHPCFDGLNGVWLNDLVQVAAHEIGHALGLWHSRDPQALMHPNATYTGQRNIAQDDVWGIQRLYGCVDKKRLCDSWARLGLCERRKTFMKKNCPLRCDLCFEPLEILTTPTAPSANIKVKTVPRGRVVGFRCGTKKPRPRSKVSWYKDGERILASIPGYIVMKDRDLRIVANEFNEGVYTCRVHRGGDAVSANSWAIRLKPDRPSNS; from the exons GCGTCCCGGAGCGGCGCAGCCCCGTTAGCTACCAGAGCAATGAGGAACAGACGCTACGCCATCAACCCGCTGGGATACAAGTGGACTCACCATAACATCACCTACAG GATCATCAAGTTTCCCAACACTCTGAACATGGAGGACACGAGGAAGGCCATCAGCATCGCCTTCACCAAGTGGAGCGACGTCTCACCTTTGACCTTCACTGAACTTCCTGATGGAAACTCCAGCGTTGACATCACTCTGG GTTTCTTCACCTTCAACCACACAGACTGCTGGTGGTCTCCTCTCCACCCGTGCTTCGACGGGCTCAACG GTGTCTGGCTAAATGACCTGGTCCAGGTGGCAGCTCACGAGATCGGGCACGCTCTGGGACTGTGGCACTCCCGGGACCCTCAGGCTCTGATGCACCCCAACGCCACGTACACGGGCCAGAGGAACATCGCCCAGGACGACGTCTGGGGGATCCAGAGGCTCTACG GCTGCGTGGATAAGAAGCGGCTCTGTGACTCGTGGGCCCGGCTAGGTTTGTGCGAGCGGAGGAAGACCTTCATGAAGAAGAACTGTCCTCTCCGCTGCGACCTCTGCTTTG AGCCCCTGGAAATCCTCACCACCCCGACGGCGCCGTCGGCCAACATCAAGGTCAAGACGGTCCCTCGAGGGAGAGTGGTCGGTTTCCGCTGCGGAACAAAGAAGCCCCGCCCTCGGTCCAAAGTCAG CTGGTACAAAGACGGCGAGCGCATCCTCGCCTCCATCCCGGGTTACATCGTGATGAAGGACAGAGACCTGCGCATCGTGGCCAACGAGTTCAATGAGGGCGTGTACACGTGCCGCGTTCACCGTGGGGGCGACGCGGTGTCCGCCAACTCCTGGGCCATACGACTGAAACCGGACCGGCCGTCTAACAGCTGA
- the serp1 gene encoding stress-associated endoplasmic reticulum protein 1: protein MVAKQRIRMANEKHSKNITQRGNVAKSTRTLGDEKGVGPWLLALFIFVVCGSAIFQIIQSIRMGM from the exons ATGGTGGCCAAACAGAGGATCCGCATGGCCAACGAGAAGCACAGCAAGAACATCACGCAGAGAGGAAACGTAGCCAAGTCCACG AGGACTCTGGGGGATGAGAAGGGGGTGGGGCCGTGGCTGCTGGCTCTCTTCATCTTCGTGGTCTGTGGATCAG CCATCTTCCAGATCATCCAGAGCATCAGGATGGGCATGTAG
- the mmp23bb gene encoding matrix metallopeptidase 23bb isoform X2 translates to MERAILLLMMMMMKVSAAAPTAQASRSGAAPLATRAMRNRRYAINPLGYKWTHHNITYRIIKFPNTLNMEDTRKAISIAFTKWSDVSPLTFTELPDGNSSVDITLDCWWSPLHPCFDGLNGELAHAFLPPRGEIHFDNHEFWILGKSRFSWKQGVWLNDLVQVAAHEIGHALGLWHSRDPQALMHPNATYTGQRNIAQDDVWGIQRLYGCVDKKRLCDSWARLGLCERRKTFMKKNCPLRCDLCFEPLEILTTPTAPSANIKVKTVPRGRVVGFRCGTKKPRPRSKVSWYKDGERILASIPGYIVMKDRDLRIVANEFNEGVYTCRVHRGGDAVSANSWAIRLKPDRPSNS, encoded by the exons GCGTCCCGGAGCGGCGCAGCCCCGTTAGCTACCAGAGCAATGAGGAACAGACGCTACGCCATCAACCCGCTGGGATACAAGTGGACTCACCATAACATCACCTACAG GATCATCAAGTTTCCCAACACTCTGAACATGGAGGACACGAGGAAGGCCATCAGCATCGCCTTCACCAAGTGGAGCGACGTCTCACCTTTGACCTTCACTGAACTTCCTGATGGAAACTCCAGCGTTGACATCACTCTGG ACTGCTGGTGGTCTCCTCTCCACCCGTGCTTCGACGGGCTCAACGGTGAGCTGGCTCACGCCTTCCTGCCGCCGCGAGGGGAAATCCACTTTGATAACCACGAGTTCTGGATCCTCGGCAAGTCCAGGTTCAGCTGGAAACAGG GTGTCTGGCTAAATGACCTGGTCCAGGTGGCAGCTCACGAGATCGGGCACGCTCTGGGACTGTGGCACTCCCGGGACCCTCAGGCTCTGATGCACCCCAACGCCACGTACACGGGCCAGAGGAACATCGCCCAGGACGACGTCTGGGGGATCCAGAGGCTCTACG GCTGCGTGGATAAGAAGCGGCTCTGTGACTCGTGGGCCCGGCTAGGTTTGTGCGAGCGGAGGAAGACCTTCATGAAGAAGAACTGTCCTCTCCGCTGCGACCTCTGCTTTG AGCCCCTGGAAATCCTCACCACCCCGACGGCGCCGTCGGCCAACATCAAGGTCAAGACGGTCCCTCGAGGGAGAGTGGTCGGTTTCCGCTGCGGAACAAAGAAGCCCCGCCCTCGGTCCAAAGTCAG CTGGTACAAAGACGGCGAGCGCATCCTCGCCTCCATCCCGGGTTACATCGTGATGAAGGACAGAGACCTGCGCATCGTGGCCAACGAGTTCAATGAGGGCGTGTACACGTGCCGCGTTCACCGTGGGGGCGACGCGGTGTCCGCCAACTCCTGGGCCATACGACTGAAACCGGACCGGCCGTCTAACAGCTGA
- the mmp23bb gene encoding matrix metallopeptidase 23bb isoform X1, with amino-acid sequence MERAILLLMMMMMKVSAAAPTAQASRSGAAPLATRAMRNRRYAINPLGYKWTHHNITYRIIKFPNTLNMEDTRKAISIAFTKWSDVSPLTFTELPDGNSSVDITLGFFTFNHTDCWWSPLHPCFDGLNGELAHAFLPPRGEIHFDNHEFWILGKSRFSWKQGVWLNDLVQVAAHEIGHALGLWHSRDPQALMHPNATYTGQRNIAQDDVWGIQRLYGCVDKKRLCDSWARLGLCERRKTFMKKNCPLRCDLCFEPLEILTTPTAPSANIKVKTVPRGRVVGFRCGTKKPRPRSKVSWYKDGERILASIPGYIVMKDRDLRIVANEFNEGVYTCRVHRGGDAVSANSWAIRLKPDRPSNS; translated from the exons GCGTCCCGGAGCGGCGCAGCCCCGTTAGCTACCAGAGCAATGAGGAACAGACGCTACGCCATCAACCCGCTGGGATACAAGTGGACTCACCATAACATCACCTACAG GATCATCAAGTTTCCCAACACTCTGAACATGGAGGACACGAGGAAGGCCATCAGCATCGCCTTCACCAAGTGGAGCGACGTCTCACCTTTGACCTTCACTGAACTTCCTGATGGAAACTCCAGCGTTGACATCACTCTGG GTTTCTTCACCTTCAACCACACAGACTGCTGGTGGTCTCCTCTCCACCCGTGCTTCGACGGGCTCAACGGTGAGCTGGCTCACGCCTTCCTGCCGCCGCGAGGGGAAATCCACTTTGATAACCACGAGTTCTGGATCCTCGGCAAGTCCAGGTTCAGCTGGAAACAGG GTGTCTGGCTAAATGACCTGGTCCAGGTGGCAGCTCACGAGATCGGGCACGCTCTGGGACTGTGGCACTCCCGGGACCCTCAGGCTCTGATGCACCCCAACGCCACGTACACGGGCCAGAGGAACATCGCCCAGGACGACGTCTGGGGGATCCAGAGGCTCTACG GCTGCGTGGATAAGAAGCGGCTCTGTGACTCGTGGGCCCGGCTAGGTTTGTGCGAGCGGAGGAAGACCTTCATGAAGAAGAACTGTCCTCTCCGCTGCGACCTCTGCTTTG AGCCCCTGGAAATCCTCACCACCCCGACGGCGCCGTCGGCCAACATCAAGGTCAAGACGGTCCCTCGAGGGAGAGTGGTCGGTTTCCGCTGCGGAACAAAGAAGCCCCGCCCTCGGTCCAAAGTCAG CTGGTACAAAGACGGCGAGCGCATCCTCGCCTCCATCCCGGGTTACATCGTGATGAAGGACAGAGACCTGCGCATCGTGGCCAACGAGTTCAATGAGGGCGTGTACACGTGCCGCGTTCACCGTGGGGGCGACGCGGTGTCCGCCAACTCCTGGGCCATACGACTGAAACCGGACCGGCCGTCTAACAGCTGA